One Candidatus Binatia bacterium DNA segment encodes these proteins:
- the tolR gene encoding protein TolR, producing the protein MAFDRGSGGSMSQINVTPLVDVMLVLLVIFMVTAPILQQGVPVDLPQVDVGVLTGDEDQIIVSIVRAGEIFVDEDLVDPESLGAALQARAGQEAASAPIFVRADRRLSYGVVMEIMARIHDAGFRKVGLVTEAGENALELEELGSAERL; encoded by the coding sequence ATGGCTTTTGATCGAGGCAGTGGCGGCTCGATGTCGCAGATCAACGTGACGCCGCTGGTGGATGTCATGTTGGTGCTGCTGGTGATCTTCATGGTGACTGCTCCGATTTTGCAGCAGGGAGTTCCGGTCGACCTCCCGCAGGTCGACGTCGGCGTTCTGACAGGAGACGAGGATCAGATTATCGTATCGATCGTTCGCGCTGGCGAGATCTTCGTCGATGAGGATCTGGTGGATCCGGAATCGTTGGGTGCGGCGTTGCAGGCCCGAGCGGGTCAGGAGGCGGCGAGCGCGCCGATTTTTGTCCGTGCCGATCGGCGTCTGTCCTACGGGGTCGTGATGGAGATCATGGCCCGAATCCACGACGCGGGATTTCGCAAAGTCGGTCTGGTGACAGAGGCCGGCGAGAATGCACTGGAGCTGGAGGAGCTCGGTAGCGCCGAGCGTCTCTAG
- the tolQ gene encoding protein TolQ yields the protein MEHLFAGTGPVVMGVLWILLGCSAGSWGITAFKLGQLRRARRQSIRFVKIFWESKSLGQIQTASLDYEQSPVAQVFRAGYQELMRLTRGKRREEGDSEIELAGSANVERAMRRATNLELTRLEKNLTFLATTASTAPFIGLFGTVWGIMNAFQSLSTEQVSTIQAVAPGISEALVATAVGLAAAIPSVVAYNHFMREVNVLHADMDNFSSEFLNIAERHFLN from the coding sequence ATCGAGCATCTGTTTGCGGGGACTGGGCCCGTGGTGATGGGGGTTCTCTGGATCCTGCTGGGCTGTTCGGCCGGAAGTTGGGGCATTACGGCCTTCAAACTGGGCCAATTGCGCCGGGCGCGGCGCCAGTCCATTCGTTTCGTGAAAATCTTTTGGGAATCCAAGAGCTTGGGCCAGATCCAGACAGCCAGTCTCGATTACGAGCAGAGCCCCGTCGCCCAGGTTTTTCGCGCCGGCTATCAGGAATTGATGCGCCTCACGCGGGGAAAACGTCGCGAAGAAGGCGACTCGGAGATCGAGCTGGCGGGTTCCGCAAATGTCGAGCGAGCGATGCGCCGGGCGACCAATCTGGAACTGACCCGGCTCGAGAAGAACCTCACATTCCTGGCAACGACGGCCTCGACAGCCCCTTTTATCGGTCTTTTTGGCACCGTATGGGGAATCATGAATGCGTTTCAAAGCCTCTCGACCGAGCAAGTCTCGACGATTCAGGCAGTCGCTCCGGGGATCTCGGAGGCGCTTGTGGCCACAGCGGTGGGGCTCGCGGCGGCGATCCCGTCGGTGGTCGCGTATAACCATTTCATGCGTGAGGTGAATGTACTGCACGCTGATATGGACAATTTCTCTTCCGAGTTCCTGAATATTGCGGAACGCCACTTCCTCAACTGA
- the tolB gene encoding Tol-Pal system beta propeller repeat protein TolB, which produces MRWGMHNWRKIGQCWILASWVVLVLPAFLPSLAGAQVRGTIAGPGHATFPIAIVAPQGGGLDRLGIEFAETLGRDLDLSGLFRVLPNPPTDRQPRDSGVQREQIDFAAWEGLGARLLVKGAIGSQNGELVLAVRLFDVRERQQVGGKKYIGRLGDLTQMADRFADRILFLLTGEQGPFDSRIAFISTREGGFKELWVARADGSGARQMTRNRTINLSPGWAPDAERLLLTSYRDGRPRLYELSTQTLQLRQVLGGPGLVVGGRYSPDGQQIAVAREEQRGNSEILLLSPRGDGLRLLTDDRGIDVSPTWSPDGKQVAFCSSRDGTPQIYVATLASGEVRRVTFGGTYNTSPSWSPAGGQIAFTGRVNGQFQIFVLDLASGATRQITTAAGDSTGASWSPDGRYMVFASTRRGRGEIYLSDAQGRVQRRLIATAGDDSSPAWSPRLSAGSEK; this is translated from the coding sequence ATGAGGTGGGGCATGCATAATTGGAGAAAAATCGGTCAATGCTGGATATTGGCGAGCTGGGTGGTCCTTGTGTTGCCGGCGTTTTTGCCATCGCTGGCCGGCGCTCAGGTCCGCGGGACCATTGCGGGGCCGGGCCATGCGACCTTTCCGATCGCCATCGTGGCGCCGCAGGGCGGTGGACTGGATCGATTGGGGATCGAGTTTGCCGAAACCCTTGGGCGTGATCTGGACTTGTCGGGGCTTTTTCGGGTGTTGCCAAACCCGCCTACGGACCGGCAGCCGCGAGACTCCGGCGTTCAGCGTGAGCAAATCGACTTCGCTGCATGGGAGGGGCTCGGTGCGCGACTCCTGGTCAAGGGTGCGATCGGTTCGCAGAACGGCGAGCTGGTGCTCGCCGTTCGACTGTTCGATGTGCGCGAACGTCAGCAGGTGGGCGGCAAGAAATACATCGGTCGTCTGGGTGACCTGACGCAAATGGCCGACCGGTTTGCCGACCGCATTCTATTCCTCCTGACCGGGGAGCAGGGCCCCTTCGATTCGCGTATCGCCTTTATTTCAACCAGAGAGGGCGGGTTCAAGGAACTTTGGGTGGCGCGTGCCGACGGCAGCGGCGCTCGACAGATGACGCGCAATCGGACGATCAACTTGTCTCCGGGTTGGGCACCGGATGCCGAGAGGTTGCTGCTGACTTCCTACCGCGACGGGCGCCCCCGGCTCTATGAGCTCTCCACGCAGACCTTGCAGCTCCGTCAGGTTCTGGGGGGTCCGGGACTGGTCGTGGGTGGGCGCTATTCCCCCGACGGTCAACAGATCGCGGTGGCGCGAGAGGAACAAAGAGGAAACTCCGAGATCCTTCTACTGAGCCCGCGGGGCGATGGTTTACGCTTGTTGACGGACGATCGCGGGATCGACGTCAGTCCGACCTGGTCGCCGGATGGAAAGCAGGTTGCCTTCTGTTCCTCTCGCGACGGAACACCGCAGATTTACGTAGCGACCCTGGCCTCAGGAGAGGTCAGGCGAGTGACCTTCGGGGGGACGTATAATACTTCGCCGAGTTGGTCGCCTGCGGGCGGACAGATCGCTTTCACGGGCCGGGTAAACGGCCAGTTCCAGATCTTCGTGCTCGATCTGGCTTCCGGGGCTACTCGTCAGATCACGACGGCAGCGGGGGATTCCACGGGTGCGAGCTGGTCGCCGGATGGTCGGTATATGGTTTTTGCCTCCACGCGACGGGGACGTGGTGAGATTTATCTTTCGGACGCGCAGGGGCGCGTGCAGAGGCGATTGATCGCCACCGCGGGCGATGATAGCAGTCCGGCGTGGTCTCCGAGGCTTTCGGCCGGGTCCGAAAAGTGA
- the tpiA gene encoding triose-phosphate isomerase: protein MARTPILAGNWKMHGTLAEADELVGGLRQAADSHADRSVIVAPPYTALAAVCAQTRDSRIQVAAQNMHHEAKGAFTGEISPHMLLEIGVTSVILGHSERRELFGESDSLIHEKVKSALAHGLDVILCVGETLAQRDAGETLSVVSGQARAALDGVSIPEPERVTVAYEPIWAIGTGRVATREQAQEVHAELRAALAGMDLDAARMRILYGGSVKPDNVDGLMAEPDIDGALVGGASLQIDSFSRIISFEG, encoded by the coding sequence ATGGCAAGAACTCCGATTCTCGCAGGAAACTGGAAAATGCACGGCACTCTCGCCGAGGCCGATGAGCTCGTGGGGGGACTTCGCCAGGCCGCAGACAGCCATGCCGATCGCTCCGTAATCGTAGCCCCACCCTATACCGCGCTGGCCGCTGTCTGCGCGCAAACGCGCGACAGCCGGATTCAGGTCGCAGCCCAGAACATGCATCACGAAGCCAAAGGCGCCTTCACCGGAGAGATCTCTCCGCATATGCTCCTGGAGATCGGCGTGACCTCGGTCATCCTGGGACATTCAGAACGGCGCGAGTTGTTCGGCGAAAGCGATTCCCTGATTCATGAAAAAGTCAAAAGTGCTCTCGCTCACGGCCTCGATGTCATCCTCTGTGTCGGCGAGACTCTCGCGCAACGTGATGCCGGAGAGACCCTGAGCGTCGTCTCCGGTCAGGCGCGAGCCGCGCTCGATGGAGTCTCGATTCCCGAACCGGAGCGGGTCACCGTTGCCTACGAGCCGATCTGGGCGATCGGCACAGGCCGGGTCGCCACCCGAGAGCAGGCCCAAGAGGTCCACGCGGAACTGCGAGCCGCGCTGGCGGGGATGGATCTGGACGCCGCCCGCATGAGAATTCTCTACGGCGGCAGCGTGAAACCGGACAATGTCGACGGCTTGATGGCCGAGCCTGATATCGACGGCGCATTGGTTGGGGGCGCCAGCCTGCAAATTGATTCGTTTTCCCGTATCATCTCTTTTGAGGGGTAA
- a CDS encoding cell envelope integrity protein TolA has protein sequence MGKRPPILMDRRRSWLLIFVVALSFALHLGVIGYFSLPESTDAPMGPTVIEVALVGGGAAPPPPITTPAPRRSRSALASEISAQKKTQGDPDVILPGKPTATPSPKPTPKPSPKPTPRPTPKPTPKPTARPTPRPTLTVAPQRPSATPVPTAAATPKAGAQPAPSASPVAPSAGSFAAGAGASREAAEADRSARKDAAKSKPAAPEEPETATAAEARRAAQMSRSLDKARARAAGTEGARGTGPGTTRPGSGAGGSGAGGSGGGTASARPPEFLAYYSLMLDRIRDAWVWAGRRPDLSVTVGFGVSDKGVLSQIRVVKPSSDAGYDASVLRALRAVRMLPPPPIAFRRDFGDVELVFRPADLGRTR, from the coding sequence ATGGGCAAACGGCCGCCGATCCTCATGGATCGCCGTCGGAGTTGGCTGCTGATTTTTGTGGTGGCTCTTTCCTTCGCTCTCCACTTGGGCGTGATCGGCTATTTTTCGCTCCCCGAGTCGACCGATGCTCCGATGGGGCCGACGGTGATTGAGGTGGCTTTGGTCGGAGGCGGCGCGGCGCCTCCGCCGCCGATCACGACCCCGGCACCGCGGCGTTCGCGATCCGCGTTGGCGAGCGAGATTTCAGCGCAGAAAAAAACGCAGGGCGACCCCGACGTGATCCTCCCGGGCAAGCCCACAGCGACTCCATCGCCCAAGCCCACTCCCAAGCCTTCTCCCAAGCCCACACCCAGGCCCACACCCAAGCCGACGCCCAAGCCTACTGCCAGGCCGACACCCCGGCCGACACTGACGGTCGCGCCGCAGAGGCCGTCGGCGACACCGGTGCCGACCGCGGCAGCGACACCCAAGGCAGGCGCCCAGCCAGCCCCGTCCGCCTCGCCGGTGGCTCCCTCCGCAGGCAGTTTCGCTGCCGGGGCAGGGGCTTCGCGCGAGGCCGCCGAGGCGGATCGCTCCGCGCGCAAGGACGCTGCAAAGAGCAAGCCCGCAGCTCCCGAGGAGCCGGAGACGGCGACAGCCGCGGAGGCGCGTCGCGCAGCGCAGATGTCGCGTTCTCTCGACAAGGCGCGAGCCCGCGCGGCCGGGACCGAGGGGGCTCGTGGGACTGGTCCGGGCACGACGCGGCCGGGTAGTGGCGCAGGCGGCAGTGGTGCAGGAGGCAGTGGCGGTGGGACCGCTTCCGCGAGACCGCCCGAATTTCTCGCCTATTACAGCTTGATGCTGGATCGTATTCGCGACGCCTGGGTTTGGGCTGGCCGTCGGCCTGATCTTTCGGTCACTGTCGGGTTCGGGGTGTCGGATAAAGGCGTTCTGTCGCAGATTCGAGTCGTAAAACCCTCATCGGATGCAGGGTATGATGCGTCGGTCTTGCGGGCTCTGCGAGCCGTCCGGATGCTCCCACCCCCACCGATAGCGTTTCGCCGTGACTTCGGGGACGTGGAACTGGTATTCCGTCCAGCAGACCTTGGGAGGACGCGGTGA
- the ybgF gene encoding tol-pal system protein YbgF: MAGTDLSFFRPICGGLLLAAFALSGCGAAEVSGVRRDQRILARRLADTRADVDSLRTEMARIRGQMQSAGFAPVLPEPQRGAASGATGDAVGVRGAGSLYATPGAVGMAGSAASGAVGAVAANPAGARWPAGGAAAAPRPMGENTGNAGWETPPTQVAVAGAASGAAPLGIDLRGDLARGPEEADYRGGLEAYQRGDYPRSVQSLRNYVSRNRGSSLAPYAHYWIGEAYFSQGKYYEAILAYNEIPTSWPDNDRVPAAKLRQAEAFAASGDVQDARIYLKELIEKYPGTPEAAEAQQRLRSL; the protein is encoded by the coding sequence ATGGCGGGCACGGATTTGAGTTTCTTTCGACCAATTTGTGGCGGGTTGCTGCTCGCCGCCTTTGCGCTTTCTGGTTGCGGCGCAGCTGAAGTGAGCGGTGTTCGGCGGGATCAACGAATCCTGGCTCGCCGGCTCGCGGACACCCGCGCCGACGTGGACAGTCTGCGAACGGAGATGGCCCGGATCCGGGGACAGATGCAGAGTGCCGGGTTTGCTCCGGTGCTGCCCGAGCCCCAGCGGGGCGCTGCCTCAGGGGCTACCGGGGATGCTGTCGGGGTGCGTGGCGCTGGCTCCCTCTACGCAACCCCGGGCGCAGTCGGGATGGCTGGGAGCGCTGCCTCAGGCGCGGTGGGCGCAGTCGCGGCCAACCCTGCCGGGGCTCGTTGGCCCGCGGGCGGGGCTGCTGCCGCGCCTCGACCCATGGGAGAAAATACCGGTAACGCGGGATGGGAGACCCCTCCGACACAGGTCGCTGTTGCCGGAGCGGCATCCGGGGCGGCACCCTTGGGCATTGATTTGCGTGGTGATCTGGCGCGTGGTCCCGAGGAGGCAGACTATCGCGGAGGTCTCGAAGCCTACCAGCGCGGGGACTATCCACGCTCGGTGCAGTCTTTGCGCAATTACGTCAGTCGAAACCGCGGCAGCTCGCTCGCGCCATATGCGCACTATTGGATCGGAGAGGCCTATTTTTCACAGGGCAAGTACTACGAGGCGATCTTGGCGTATAACGAGATCCCGACCAGTTGGCCGGACAACGATCGTGTCCCTGCGGCCAAACTGCGTCAGGCCGAGGCCTTCGCGGCGTCGGGCGACGTCCAGGATGCGCGAATCTACCTGAAGGAGTTGATCGAGAAGTATCCCGGGACTCCCGAGGCGGCCGAGGCACAGCAAAGATTACGCTCGCTTTGA
- the pal gene encoding peptidoglycan-associated lipoprotein Pal yields the protein MREHEEVVQVVHAGRGRAGNRSRSLVLLMMVALLAAGCAAKKTTGASSLGGASGSTGALTESELAGSLPEGSSLAQFRSGTLGAEAAGPLDDIFFGYDAYDLSAEARERLSSNAEWMQANPSSRVEIEGHCDSRGTIEYNLALGARRATSVRDYLVSLGIPASRITTISYGKELPACHAETASCWQKNRRAHFVLIN from the coding sequence GTGAGAGAGCACGAGGAGGTGGTGCAGGTGGTGCATGCAGGGAGAGGCAGGGCGGGGAATCGCTCCCGAAGTCTCGTATTGCTGATGATGGTGGCTCTTTTGGCAGCCGGTTGTGCGGCCAAGAAGACCACTGGAGCGAGTTCGTTGGGTGGTGCCTCCGGAAGCACGGGAGCGCTGACCGAAAGCGAGCTCGCAGGCTCGTTGCCGGAGGGCTCGAGCCTGGCGCAGTTTCGTAGTGGCACTCTCGGTGCTGAAGCTGCCGGGCCTCTGGATGATATTTTCTTTGGCTACGACGCCTATGACCTAAGCGCCGAAGCACGCGAGCGGCTCTCGTCGAACGCCGAATGGATGCAGGCCAATCCCTCGAGCCGGGTGGAGATCGAAGGCCATTGCGATAGCCGCGGCACCATCGAGTACAACCTGGCTTTGGGTGCACGGCGGGCGACCTCGGTTCGAGACTATCTGGTCAGTCTGGGCATTCCCGCTTCGCGGATTACCACCATCAGTTACGGCAAGGAACTTCCCGCATGCCACGCTGAAACCGCATCGTGCTGGCAAAAAAACCGTCGCGCGCATTTCGTTTTGATCAACTGA
- the gap gene encoding type I glyceraldehyde-3-phosphate dehydrogenase — MATRVGINGFGRIGRNVFRASLEQPEVEVVAVNDLTDAATLAYLLKYDSIHGRLEGVSHDGDTLIVGDRKIKVLSERDPAKLPWGDLGIDIAVESTGFFASKEKASAHIAAGAKKVIISAPAGGVDLTVVYGVNHTDYDPAAHHVISNASCTTNCLAPFAKVLNDNFGIKRGLMTTVHSYTNDQQILDLPHSDLRRARAAALSMIPTTTGAARAVALVLPELKGKLDGMAVRVPTPNTSVVDLTCEFEKSATAEDINAAIKAAADGPMAGVLAYSDEPIVSIDINHTSYSSVFDAPLTKVMDNNFVKVLSWYDNEWGFSNRMVDVMKYIGARL, encoded by the coding sequence ATGGCAACTCGTGTCGGCATCAATGGATTTGGACGAATCGGGCGTAATGTATTCCGCGCCTCCCTGGAACAACCCGAAGTCGAGGTCGTTGCGGTCAATGACCTCACAGACGCGGCAACGCTTGCCTACCTGCTCAAATACGACTCCATCCACGGTCGACTGGAAGGTGTTTCTCACGATGGCGATACGCTGATCGTCGGTGACCGCAAAATCAAGGTCCTGTCGGAAAGAGATCCCGCCAAGTTGCCCTGGGGCGATCTGGGAATCGATATCGCCGTCGAATCCACCGGATTCTTTGCCAGCAAGGAAAAGGCATCCGCTCATATCGCTGCCGGTGCCAAGAAAGTGATTATCTCCGCCCCCGCAGGCGGCGTGGATCTCACGGTCGTCTACGGTGTGAACCACACCGACTACGATCCAGCGGCCCACCATGTCATCTCCAACGCCTCTTGTACGACCAACTGCCTGGCTCCGTTCGCCAAGGTCCTGAACGATAACTTCGGCATCAAGCGCGGCCTGATGACCACCGTGCATTCCTACACCAACGATCAGCAAATCCTCGACCTGCCGCACAGCGACTTGCGTCGCGCGCGTGCCGCGGCCCTCTCGATGATCCCGACCACAACGGGCGCCGCCCGGGCGGTGGCTCTGGTCTTGCCGGAACTCAAGGGCAAGCTCGATGGAATGGCTGTCCGGGTTCCGACGCCGAATACCTCCGTGGTCGACCTCACTTGCGAATTCGAGAAGTCGGCAACCGCAGAGGACATCAACGCCGCGATCAAGGCTGCGGCCGACGGCCCGATGGCTGGCGTTCTCGCCTACTCGGACGAGCCCATCGTGTCGATCGACATCAACCACACGAGTTACTCGTCCGTTTTCGATGCCCCTTTGACCAAGGTGATGGATAATAACTTCGTGAAGGTTCTTTCGTGGTACGACAACGAGTGGGGCTTCTCGAACCGCATGGTCGATGTGATGAAATATATCGGCGCACGTCTCTAA
- a CDS encoding bifunctional riboflavin kinase/FAD synthetase, translated as MRILRHQRDKPFRSPVVALGNFDGLHRGHEAIVARTVELAAETGGEPVVFTFFPHPISVVAPDRAPPQITSLSERMRGLRSLGAAGVVLQRFTPAFAAIEAEAFLRDVIAGELGASGIVAGFDVTFGHDRRGNPALLESLGPELGLRVGIVSPVAEDSGKVSSSAIRRALAAGNVAEAGQLLGRPHRVFGTVREGDRRGATIGFPTANILPHGGLLPPDGVYAVRVRIEGDDTFFPAVANLGTNPTFGGVGRRLEAHLFDFNRDLYGRAIEVGFAHRLRGEIRFPSVAELVAQIEADAAEARNLLLGGS; from the coding sequence ATGCGTATTCTCCGCCATCAGAGAGATAAACCCTTCCGTTCGCCGGTTGTGGCACTCGGAAACTTCGATGGTCTGCACCGCGGTCACGAGGCTATCGTCGCCCGAACAGTCGAGTTGGCCGCCGAGACCGGCGGGGAACCTGTCGTCTTTACGTTCTTCCCGCACCCGATCTCCGTGGTCGCGCCTGACCGGGCGCCGCCGCAAATTACCAGTCTGTCCGAGCGGATGCGGGGTCTTCGTTCGTTGGGTGCGGCGGGAGTCGTCCTGCAACGATTTACACCGGCCTTCGCGGCTATCGAGGCCGAGGCGTTTCTTCGGGACGTGATTGCGGGCGAGTTGGGCGCCTCGGGAATCGTTGCCGGGTTTGACGTGACTTTCGGTCACGACCGGCGCGGAAACCCGGCGCTTCTCGAAAGTCTGGGCCCGGAGTTGGGCTTGCGCGTGGGGATTGTTTCGCCAGTGGCCGAGGACTCGGGCAAGGTGAGCTCCAGTGCGATCCGCCGGGCATTGGCCGCAGGCAATGTGGCTGAGGCAGGGCAATTGCTTGGGCGACCGCATCGCGTTTTTGGAACCGTTCGCGAAGGGGATCGTCGTGGTGCGACGATCGGCTTCCCGACAGCCAATATCCTGCCCCACGGAGGGCTGCTGCCCCCCGATGGCGTTTACGCGGTGCGAGTTCGGATCGAGGGCGACGACACCTTCTTCCCGGCCGTGGCAAATCTTGGCACGAATCCGACCTTCGGGGGGGTGGGGCGGCGATTGGAAGCCCACCTCTTCGATTTCAATCGCGACCTTTATGGACGTGCGATCGAGGTTGGATTTGCCCACCGATTGCGGGGGGAGATTCGGTTCCCATCGGTGGCCGAACTGGTGGCACAGATCGAGGCCGATGCGGCAGAAGCACGGAATCTGCTGCTCGGAGGCTCGTGA
- a CDS encoding RluA family pseudouridine synthase, translated as MTRATPESQIVHCVVGPEGAGQRLDRFLAAQSFLPTRSRIAFLIRGGHVSVDGVARKTSYPVSVGNVVEVVLPPEEPSWVEPEDIPLDVLFEDESIVVISKPAGMASHPAPGTRHGTLVAALLHRWSLGEGWPDPQRPGIVHRLDKDTTGVMVVAKTPEALQGLAVQFQERTVRKSYLAIVRGVPRETSGSVDLPIGRDPQNRKRMQAVTGQKREAVTPWAVLERFGGQRPAAALVECKPRTGRTHQIRVHMACLGHPLIGDEVYGSRRVPAGASGAMRAALLEFPRHALHAYRLEINHPVGGRPLRFEAPLPEDMHNLLLQLR; from the coding sequence GTGACGCGCGCGACACCGGAGAGCCAGATTGTCCATTGCGTTGTCGGCCCGGAGGGCGCGGGGCAAAGGTTGGACCGCTTTCTCGCCGCACAGAGTTTCCTCCCGACCCGCTCACGTATCGCTTTTCTGATTCGCGGTGGGCATGTATCCGTCGATGGCGTCGCTCGAAAGACCAGTTATCCGGTGAGCGTGGGCAACGTGGTCGAAGTTGTCTTGCCGCCCGAGGAACCGTCCTGGGTGGAGCCTGAAGATATCCCGCTCGACGTCCTGTTTGAAGATGAGTCGATCGTGGTGATCAGCAAGCCCGCGGGGATGGCATCACACCCGGCGCCCGGGACTCGCCATGGAACGCTGGTTGCGGCCTTGTTGCATCGCTGGTCACTCGGAGAGGGGTGGCCGGATCCCCAACGACCGGGAATCGTGCATCGTCTCGACAAGGATACGACCGGTGTGATGGTGGTCGCCAAGACACCCGAAGCGTTGCAGGGACTTGCCGTGCAGTTTCAGGAGCGCACCGTGCGCAAATCCTACCTCGCGATTGTTCGGGGCGTTCCCCGCGAAACATCAGGATCCGTCGATTTGCCGATCGGCCGAGACCCGCAAAATCGCAAGCGGATGCAAGCTGTGACCGGGCAGAAGCGCGAGGCGGTGACTCCGTGGGCCGTCCTCGAGCGCTTCGGTGGGCAGCGTCCGGCCGCGGCGCTCGTGGAGTGCAAGCCTCGCACAGGGCGCACGCATCAGATTCGCGTTCATATGGCGTGCCTCGGCCATCCACTGATTGGCGACGAGGTTTATGGATCTCGTCGCGTGCCGGCGGGAGCCAGCGGCGCGATGCGCGCGGCATTGCTCGAATTTCCGAGACACGCGCTGCACGCTTATCGGCTCGAGATCAATCACCCGGTTGGCGGACGCCCCCTGCGGTTCGAGGCGCCACTGCCCGAGGATATGCACAACCTGCTGCTGCAGCTTCGCTAG
- a CDS encoding phosphoglycerate kinase: MKTIDQLDLAGRQVLIRVDYNVPLDKSGDVSRITDDSRIRAGLETVRHAVAAGAKVILTSHMGRPKGRPEASLSLQPAAHRLGELLELPVDFVGDCIGQEVEQRVASMKNGEILVLENLRFHAGEEANDPDFAQALAALADVYVNDAFGAAHRAHASTAGVPARARERAAGLLLAKELSSLGTLLGSAENPFVAIIGGAKVSDKITVIQNLMERADAILIGGAMAYTFLRAQGFTTGNSLVEEDKLELATATLAAATDKGVRLLLPTDHIIADAPSAGASTEICGLEIPAEWLGVDIGPETRTAYAAEIAGAKTILWNGPMGIFEIDEFAGGTIAVAEAMADAAEAMTVVGGGDSVAALGRAGVADQVSHVSTGGGASLEFLEGKTLPGVAALD, from the coding sequence ATGAAAACGATCGATCAATTGGACCTGGCGGGTCGCCAGGTGCTGATCCGTGTGGATTATAACGTCCCCCTCGACAAGAGCGGGGACGTTTCACGCATTACCGACGACTCTCGAATCCGGGCCGGACTGGAAACCGTGAGACATGCCGTGGCCGCTGGAGCCAAAGTCATTCTCACCTCGCATATGGGCCGTCCCAAAGGGAGACCCGAAGCATCCCTCAGCCTCCAACCTGCCGCCCATCGCCTCGGCGAATTATTGGAACTACCGGTCGATTTCGTGGGCGACTGTATCGGCCAGGAGGTCGAACAACGCGTGGCTTCCATGAAGAACGGCGAGATCCTGGTTCTCGAGAACCTGCGCTTCCATGCGGGAGAAGAAGCGAACGACCCTGATTTCGCTCAGGCCCTCGCCGCTTTGGCCGACGTCTATGTGAACGATGCTTTCGGCGCCGCACACAGGGCCCATGCTTCGACAGCAGGCGTCCCCGCCCGGGCGCGAGAGCGTGCCGCCGGACTTCTTTTGGCCAAGGAACTTTCCAGCCTCGGGACGCTTCTCGGCAGCGCAGAGAACCCTTTTGTCGCCATCATCGGAGGCGCGAAGGTCTCGGATAAAATCACTGTCATCCAGAATCTGATGGAGCGCGCCGATGCCATTCTGATCGGCGGCGCGATGGCCTACACCTTCCTCCGCGCGCAGGGCTTCACTACGGGCAATTCCCTGGTGGAGGAAGACAAACTCGAGCTTGCCACGGCAACGTTGGCGGCGGCAACCGACAAGGGAGTCCGACTGCTCCTGCCGACCGACCATATTATCGCGGATGCCCCGTCCGCGGGCGCATCCACAGAGATCTGTGGCCTCGAGATACCCGCTGAATGGCTGGGCGTGGACATCGGACCCGAGACCCGGACAGCCTATGCAGCCGAGATTGCGGGTGCGAAGACCATCCTCTGGAATGGTCCGATGGGCATCTTCGAGATTGATGAGTTTGCCGGCGGGACGATCGCGGTCGCAGAGGCGATGGCCGACGCGGCCGAAGCCATGACCGTCGTCGGAGGCGGAGATTCCGTTGCCGCGCTGGGCCGTGCCGGAGTTGCCGATCAGGTCTCGCACGTCTCGACCGGTGGCGGCGCCTCGCTGGAATTTCTCGAAGGAAAAACACTACCGGGCGTAGCTGCTCTCGATTGA